The DNA window TCCTCACGTACTGGATGGGGGCGGTTCTCGCGGGTCCCCGGGCCGGCCTCTTCTCCGCCATGGTGCTTTGCACCTCCCTCTACCATTACATCATCGGGCGGATCAACACCCTCGACATGACCCTCGCCGCCGCGATGATCGTCGCGATCTTCCCCGCCTTCCTCTACCTGTCGGGGAAGCGGGAGAGCCGATGGTACCTGCTCCTCTCGTACGTGGGCGCCGCGCTTGGGTTCCTCGCGAAGGGGCTGATCGGGATCGTCTTCCCCGCGGCGATCCTCGTGATCTGGATGGCACTGTCCCGGCGTCACCGGGAGATCGGGAAGGCGGTCTCCCTCCCCGGGATTGCCCTGTTCCTCGCGGTCGCCCTGCCGTGGGTCGTCCTCGTTCAGCGGGCGAATCCGGATTTCCTCTGGTTCTTCTTCGTGCGGGAGCAATTCCTTCGCTTCACGACGAAGATGCACCAGCGGTACGAGCCGTTCTGGTTCTTCTTCCCCATCGTGGTCGCGGGTCTCCTTCCGTGGCTCGCGTTCGCGCACCGCGCCGTTCTGGCCGCGTGGGAGGCCCGGGAAACCTACCTGCCGGCGGAGGACAGGCGTTTCCTCTTCTGCTGGGTCCTCTTCATCCTCCTCTTCTTCTCCTTCTCCGATTCGAAGCTCGCCACCTACGCGACGCCGCTGTTCCCTCCGCTGGCCGTTCTCTTCGGGCGCGCCCTCGACCTGTGGGCCGACCGCGAAGACGGGCGCGTCCGCTGCCGGACCCCGCTCGCGCTGGCGGCGATCCTGGCCGCCGGGATCGTGCTGTTCCCCCCGTTCACCCGGCACCCGATCGAACCGTCCCGGTGGGTCCCGCTGTGCGCCCTTCCCGCGGCGCTGATCCTGGCGTGGGGGGCGGTGCCGCTGTTCGTCCGGCGGCTCTCGGCGGAGCGGGTTGTCCACCTGTCGTTCCTGCTCCTCGCCCTGTTCCTCACCTCCCTCAACCGCCCGGCGGCGGAATATCTCGGGAACTACAAGTCCGTGAAGAAGCTCGCCTCCGTCCTTTCCGCCTCCCTGCGTGAAGGCGACGTCGTGGCGCAGTACGATACGTATCGCCAGGGGCTTCCCTTCTACACGAAACGGCGATCCGTCCTCGTGAACGAGGTGGGGGAGCTCGAGTTCGGGGCTTCCCTCGCGAAGGACCGGAAAGCGTTCTTTCTCGACGATGCGGGGTTCCTCGCCTTGTGGAATTCACCGGCCCGTGTATTCTGCGTGGGACGCAGGGACGCCCTTCCCCTCTTTCGGAGGAAGTTCCCCGGCCTCCGGTTGCTCTACCGGTCCGATGAGGGTATCCTCGTCGTGAACCGGTTCCGCTCCACCCCACCAGGCCGCGAGGAATGGACGCACCCTTGAAGATCCGTGACGATTTCCTGCCATTGTCCCGTCCCGCCCTGGACGAGGAGGAGGTGGCGGCGGTCGGGGAGTCGCTCCGCTCCGGCTGGATCACGAGCGGTCCGAGGGTCGAGGAGCTGGAAGGGATCTTCCGCGAATCCACCGGGGCGCCGCACGCCGTTGCGGTCACGTCCGCCACCGCGGGGCTCCACATCGTCCTCTCGGCCCTGGGGATCGGCCCGGGGGACGAGGTGGCGACCCCCTCGATGACGTTCGCCTCCACCGTCAACCAGATCGCACTGCGGGGGGCGGCGCCCGTTTTCGCCGACGTCGACTACGGGACGCTCCAGGTGCGGCCCGACGCGCTCGCGGCGAGGATCACCCCCCGCACGAAGGCGGTGATCCCCGTCCATTTCGCCGGTGCGCCCGCCGACCTCGACCCGGTCCGCGCGGCGGCCGACCGCGCCGGGATCCCGGTGATCGAGGATGCCG is part of the bacterium genome and encodes:
- a CDS encoding glycosyltransferase family 39 protein, with translation MSRRAVALFFLSVAVIYYTGLGTIPLLEPDEGRYAEIPREMLARGDFVTPHLNGVVYLEKPPLFYWGNAASFALFGQSEFSARFFTATASIAGVLLTYWMGAVLAGPRAGLFSAMVLCTSLYHYIIGRINTLDMTLAAAMIVAIFPAFLYLSGKRESRWYLLLSYVGAALGFLAKGLIGIVFPAAILVIWMALSRRHREIGKAVSLPGIALFLAVALPWVVLVQRANPDFLWFFFVREQFLRFTTKMHQRYEPFWFFFPIVVAGLLPWLAFAHRAVLAAWEARETYLPAEDRRFLFCWVLFILLFFSFSDSKLATYATPLFPPLAVLFGRALDLWADREDGRVRCRTPLALAAILAAGIVLFPPFTRHPIEPSRWVPLCALPAALILAWGAVPLFVRRLSAERVVHLSFLLLALFLTSLNRPAAEYLGNYKSVKKLASVLSASLREGDVVAQYDTYRQGLPFYTKRRSVLVNEVGELEFGASLAKDRKAFFLDDAGFLALWNSPARVFCVGRRDALPLFRRKFPGLRLLYRSDEGILVVNRFRSTPPGREEWTHP